CTCCAAAAACGTATCCCGCCGAACTTTCCTCAAAGGCGCGGGGGTATCCATGGCACTTCCCTGGCTCGACTCGATGCTTCCGGCTTTTGCAGCTTCATCCGCCGCGACCCAACCGAAACGCTTCGTCAGTGTAAGCCTCGCTCTTGGCCTTCACGCTCCGAACCTCAATCCCGTCGAATCGGGATTCGATTACACCCCGTCCCTTTACCTGGATAAGATCAAGGACCTGCAAAACGATATGACGATCGTAACCGGTTCTTCGCACCCGCAGGTATCCGGTGGACACAAAGCGGAAGGCAGTATTCTTACTGGTGCTCCCTACTTCCCCAATGGTGTATTCAGAAACTCGATATCCGTGGATCAATACATGGCGAAACATCTGGGACATTATACGCGCTATCCATCTTTGGCTCTGAACGTCGACACCAACAACAGTCCCTCCTATACCGAAAACGGTAGTATGATTCCGGCAGAGTATTCCGTAGAGAAACTCTTCGACATGCTGTTTGTCACTGAAACACCGGCAGCCATCAAACAGCAGAAGTCCCGACTGCGACAAGGACGTAGCATCATGGATGTTGTATCTGACGACGCGAAACGCCTGCAAAGGGATGTTGGAAAAGCCGACCGCGAAAAACTCGACCAATACTTCACCTCCGTCCGCAATTTCGAAAACCGCCTTTCCGAGGCCGAAGCATGGGCGGGACGCCCGAAGCCTAAAGTCGATATGACCCGGCCGATCAATATCGCCGACAATAATGCAGTCATTCGCAAAAAGAGACTGCTGCTGGATATCATGTATCTGGCCTTACAAACCGACTCGACCAGATTCATGACCTTGCACCTGAATGGCAACGGGGGAGCGATTCCCATCGAAGGAGTTGAAGAGGGCTACCACTCACTCAGTCACCACGGTCTGGATGAAACCAAGATCGACCAGTTGACGCTCGTTGAAACAGAATTGGTCAAAGCCTGGGGTGGGTTCGTTCGCAAACTGAAGGAAACGCCTTCAGCAGACGGCAATTTGCTCGATGACAGCATGGTCCTCATGACTTCCAATCTTGGCAACGCTAGTTCTCACAATAACCAGAATATGCCCGTTCTGTTTGCCGGAGGCGGCTTCAAACACGGTCAGCACATCGCTTTTGATCAGGATAACAACTACCCACTTCCCAATCTTTTCGTGAGCGCTCTACAACGTGTAGGCCTGGAGACCGATAAGTTTGCCACGAGTACCGGCACTATGACGAGCCTGGAAATGACCTAAGAATTGACCTATCAGTTGATTTTAAGCAATTCAACTCATTCCGCAAATCATCGGCAGCGATAAATAAAACATTCGGGGCCTCCTGAGCTCGGCCAGACAGAGCGAGCATTAACAAAACCATTGGAAGACTAAGAAATAATTGTGGGGCTTTCATAGAGAACAATACTTGGGGTAAACGTTAAGTAAGGCTAATTGATTCGAAATTGACCAGGACTCATACCATGTGCTTGCTTAAAGACACGATAGAAATGTGAAAGGTCTTTATAACCACACTCAAAGGCAATGGACCGGATGGAGATACTGGAACTCTTTAATAAATCCGCCGCATAACGCATCCGCAAACCGGATACACGTTTTTGCCAACTCTCTCCAGCCAATTCGCGAAAGAGCTGAGTAAACCGTCTACGGCCGAGCCCCAGGGTCCGGGCCACCGTATCCATATCTTCATTTTTCCAAAACTCCGTTTCCAAAGCAACGATGTAGGTCTCCACCCGATACCGAGAATCAGCCACCTGAAAAGCCTCGTTCTTAGGAGCGCGAGCCAGCTCCAAGAGAATCCAGCTAATAAGACATTGTTGTGCGTCTTCAAAATCCCGCGGCTGTTGCCGCTCTTCAGCCATCAACTGACGCAACCACTCTTCAATACGCTGCATACGCCTTGGATCGTTTTCCATACGAAACGCTCCACAAACAGCCTCTACCAAAGATTCGCTGGGGAATGGTGGCTCCTTTAGGCAAATCCCGTAGACAGACAGTGGCTTTCCTGCGGCATCCACAATCCGGTGCTTTTGCTTTTGAGGAATCACGTAGACCATCGGTGCCCGAATAGCAAAGCTGGCATTCTCCATCTCCAAAATCCCTTCACCACCCACAAACATGAGCACTTTGGGGAACGAATCACTGCGCCAATCCATAAAAAATCCCTCTTCATGGTGACTCTCCAGAAAGGCATAGCCACACTCACGAAAACGTACCTCGACCGGGCTTATCTGACCTTGGATGGGCATAATTTAAGATAAGATAAAAAATATTGCCCGATTTACAAATACAATTCGCCTGCTCCTCAAATTGAAAATCTCGGGAGTATGAGGTATCTTGGTTGGATGCTTACTACTGAGACATCTTCTTTGGATTCCGAATCGGCGAATAGTCTAAGTGGCCTCAACATTGCCGAGTCGGCGGAACATTTGCGAAATTACATAGCCGTCGAAAAGGCACGGCTTCGCATTCTGGCTGGTTGGTTTCTGCGCATTGGAAACTATGAGCACAAATACAAGTTGGCCTATCATCTGTATGACTGCTCGGAGCATGTAAGCTGGCTACTGGCTCGACTTAAAGAAATGCGGGGAGGAAATCCAAGTGCCAGCATCCGCCCACAATTGAAACGACTGCTCGATGAGGCACTTCATGCACCCACGGATGAAGATTTCCTGATGGGATTTTACGGCATCGTCACCCGTGCGCTATTGAAGACACTGTCAGCTGACATCGAACAACTCGATCCTTCAGGCAATGCCAACGAGGTACGTCTACTTCTAAGAATTAAACACAAACTGGAAGAGCAAATGGAATGGTTCAGTTCGCTGAACCTAGATCTGGAATCATCGCCTTGGGCATCCCATTTGACCAGCCTTCTAAATGAGCAGGGAGGTATTCACAGTCAAACAACCGAAAATCCTAAGCCATCGGTCTTTACCGGCCCACGATTCGAACGCCCTTCAACGATTGTATTCGATGATGCTATCGAGGTGGGTGAACTCGCCAGCTATGAAAACCGCCAGCAGATGGATACGCGTCAGGCAACGATC
This genomic stretch from Opitutia bacterium ISCC 52 harbors:
- a CDS encoding DUF1552 domain-containing protein, translating into MKRVHFSFSKNVSRRTFLKGAGVSMALPWLDSMLPAFAASSAATQPKRFVSVSLALGLHAPNLNPVESGFDYTPSLYLDKIKDLQNDMTIVTGSSHPQVSGGHKAEGSILTGAPYFPNGVFRNSISVDQYMAKHLGHYTRYPSLALNVDTNNSPSYTENGSMIPAEYSVEKLFDMLFVTETPAAIKQQKSRLRQGRSIMDVVSDDAKRLQRDVGKADREKLDQYFTSVRNFENRLSEAEAWAGRPKPKVDMTRPINIADNNAVIRKKRLLLDIMYLALQTDSTRFMTLHLNGNGGAIPIEGVEEGYHSLSHHGLDETKIDQLTLVETELVKAWGGFVRKLKETPSADGNLLDDSMVLMTSNLGNASSHNNQNMPVLFAGGGFKHGQHIAFDQDNNYPLPNLFVSALQRVGLETDKFATSTGTMTSLEMT
- a CDS encoding helix-turn-helix transcriptional regulator, giving the protein MPIQGQISPVEVRFRECGYAFLESHHEEGFFMDWRSDSFPKVLMFVGGEGILEMENASFAIRAPMVYVIPQKQKHRIVDAAGKPLSVYGICLKEPPFPSESLVEAVCGAFRMENDPRRMQRIEEWLRQLMAEERQQPRDFEDAQQCLISWILLELARAPKNEAFQVADSRYRVETYIVALETEFWKNEDMDTVARTLGLGRRRFTQLFRELAGESWQKRVSGLRMRYAADLLKSSSISIRSIAFECGYKDLSHFYRVFKQAHGMSPGQFRIN
- a CDS encoding ferritin-like domain-containing protein, whose translation is MDSESANSLSGLNIAESAEHLRNYIAVEKARLRILAGWFLRIGNYEHKYKLAYHLYDCSEHVSWLLARLKEMRGGNPSASIRPQLKRLLDEALHAPTDEDFLMGFYGIVTRALLKTLSADIEQLDPSGNANEVRLLLRIKHKLEEQMEWFSSLNLDLESSPWASHLTSLLNEQGGIHSQTTENPKPSVFTGPRFERPSTIVFDDAIEVGELASYENRQQMDTRQATIEQFRVFFNEFYAAALLASILFDGSDGDYPWDFYADFSRHFWDEARHSEFGAIRLKELGVDPNRVNPILFEESEGLPILHRVAYLTRGLEAYFMPRKPKRMIEYEENGDPRSQLFADQDWSDEINHVRYGSKWCDFLLEDDYRDIDDIIGEVKDHLTKVRGTKVEDISAPF